In Anas acuta chromosome 21, bAnaAcu1.1, whole genome shotgun sequence, one genomic interval encodes:
- the MATN1 gene encoding cartilage matrix protein encodes MDRIFSTVLLSLLLLLQSYGVWGAPPQPRGTLCRTKPTDLVFVIDSSRSVRPQEFEKVKVFMSRVIEGLDVGPNSTRVGVINYASAVKNEFSLKTHQTKAGLLQAVRRIEPLSTGTMTGLAIQFAISRAFSDSEGARLRSPNINKVAIVVTDGRPQDGVQDVSARARAAGIEIFAIGVGRVDMHTLRQIASEPLDDHVDYVESYSVIEKLTHKFQEAFCVVSDLCATGDHDCEQICISTPGSYKCACKEGFTLNNDGKTCSACSGGSGSALDLVFLIDGSKSVRPENFELVKKFINQIVESLEVSEKQAQVGLVQYSSSVRQEFPLGQFKNKKDIKAAVKKMDYMEKGTMTGQALKYLIDSSFSIANGARPGVPKVGIVFTDGRSQDYITDAAKKAKDLGFRMFAVGVGNAVEDELREIASEPVAEHYFYTADFRTISNIGKKLQMKICIEEDPCECKSIVKFQTKVEELIDSLQRKLEAVAKRIEALENKII; translated from the exons GCACCCTGTGTCGAACCAAACCCACCGACCTGGTGTTCGTCATCGACAGCTCTCGAAGCGTGCGCCCACAGGAGTTCGAGAAAGTCAAAGTCTTCATGTCCCGGGTGATCGAGGGACTGGACGTGGGCCCCAACTCCACCCGGGTGGGTGTGATCAATTATGCCAGCGCCGTCAAGAACGAGTTCTCCCTCAAGACACACCAAACCAAAGCCGGGCTCCTGCAGGCGGTCCGGAGGATAGAGCCGCTATCCACTGGGACTATGACTGGCCTGGCCATCCAGTTTGCCATCAGCCGGGCTTTTAGTGACTCAGAAGGGGCCAGGCTGAGGTCTCCCAATATTAACAAG GTGGCGATTGTTGTGACTGATGGACGTCCCCAGGATGGAGTGCAGGATGTGTCAGCAAGGGCCAGAGCAGCTGGCATCGAGATCTTTGCCATCGGGGTTGGCCGGGTGGACATGCACACCCTGCGGCAAATTGCTAGCGAGCCCCTGGATGACCACGTGGACTACGTGGAGAGCTACAGTGTTATAGAGAAGCTGACCCACAAGTTTCAAGAAGCTTTCTGTG TGGTGTCAGACCTGTGTGCCACTGGAGACCACGACTGTGAGCAGATCTGTATCAGCACCCCAGGATCATACAAGTGTGCTTGTAAAGAGGGTTTCACACTGAACAATGATGGGAAGACCTGCAGCG CTTGCAGTGGTGGGTCAGGATCTGCCCTGGATCTTGTTTTCCTGATCGATGGATCCAAGAGTGTACGGCCTGAGAACTTTGAGCTGGTGAAGAAATTCATCAACCAGATCGTGGAGTCGCTGGAGGTGTCGGAAAAACAGGCCCAAGTTGGCCTGGTTCAATACTCCAGTTCTGTCAGGCAGGAGTTTCCTCTGGGACAGTTCAagaacaagaaggacatcaaagCAGCGGTCAAGAAAATGGACTACATGGAGAAGGGAACAATGACAGGCCAGGCTCTGAAGTACCTCATTGACAGTTCCTTTTCCATTGCCAATGGCGCGAGGCCTGGGGTCCCAAAGGTGGGCATAGTGTTCACCGATGGACGGTCACAAGATTATATCACCGATGCTGCCAAGAAAGCCAAAGATTTAG GATTTAGGATGTTTGCTGTGGGAGTTGGTAACGCGGTGGAGGATGAGCTGAGGGAAATCGCTTCAGAACCAGTAGCTGAGCACTACTTCTACACAGCTGACTTCAGAACCATCAGCAACATCGGGAAAAAGCTGCAAATGAAGATCTGCATTG AGGAAGATCCATGTGAATGTAAATCTATTGTGAAGTTCCAGACAAAAGTAGAAGAACTCATCGATTCATTGCAAAGGAAAT TGGAAGCTGTGGCAAAAAGGATCGAAGCCCTGGAGAACAAGATCATCTAA